The Haloarchaeobius sp. HME9146 genome includes a region encoding these proteins:
- a CDS encoding ABC transporter permease — MNPNRISTIARKEVDDSVRSRLLWGIIGLVAVLTSFAAAMLQFVPGVEADALAGINGATELATLLVPIVALVAAYLAIAGERESGSVKVLLGFPPSRAEVVAGKFLGRAALVIVGISAGYAVSGVVTLLVYGSLPVVAFAATLALTALLGAVFVAIAVGLSALSATRSRAMTGSIAVYLVLTLFWDFVPQGTYMLVEGSSPTAPLPGWFLLLQSLSPTGAYGSLVTAVVSSEVGVPGLPALVAGAFPFYLEPWFLLGLLAAWAAVPLLVGYRAFERADLA, encoded by the coding sequence ATGAACCCGAATCGCATCTCGACCATCGCCCGGAAGGAGGTCGACGACAGCGTTCGCTCCCGGTTGCTCTGGGGAATCATCGGCCTGGTGGCCGTGCTGACCTCGTTCGCGGCCGCGATGCTCCAGTTCGTCCCCGGTGTCGAGGCCGACGCCCTCGCGGGCATCAACGGCGCGACCGAGCTGGCGACCTTACTCGTGCCGATCGTGGCACTCGTCGCCGCCTACCTCGCCATCGCGGGCGAACGCGAGTCCGGGAGCGTGAAGGTCCTGCTCGGGTTCCCGCCCTCCCGCGCCGAGGTCGTCGCCGGGAAGTTCCTCGGCCGGGCGGCGCTCGTGATCGTCGGCATCTCGGCTGGCTACGCGGTCTCCGGCGTCGTCACGCTGCTCGTCTATGGGTCGCTCCCGGTGGTCGCCTTCGCGGCGACCCTGGCACTCACGGCGCTCTTGGGGGCGGTGTTCGTCGCCATCGCGGTCGGCCTCTCTGCCCTGAGCGCGACGCGCTCGCGGGCGATGACCGGCTCCATCGCGGTCTACCTCGTGCTGACGCTGTTCTGGGACTTCGTCCCGCAGGGGACCTACATGCTCGTCGAGGGGTCGTCGCCGACCGCACCGCTCCCGGGCTGGTTCCTTCTCCTGCAGAGCCTGAGTCCGACCGGCGCGTACGGGTCACTGGTGACGGCCGTGGTCAGTTCGGAGGTCGGCGTCCCCGGACTCCCCGCACTCGTGGCTGGTGCGTTCCCGTTCTACCTCGAACCGTGGTTCCTGCTCGGGCTCCTGGCCGCGTGGGCGGCGGTCCCGCTGCTCGTCGGCTACCGGGCGTTCGAGCGCGCAGACCTGGCCTGA
- a CDS encoding aldo/keto reductase, translating to MDYRRLGSTGTSVSELCFGTWRFGRETGGVLETDREEAHELLDTFEAHGGNFIDTANVYGNPNGTSEEYIGDWLAERDRDDFVLASKVYFPFDGWGEPGPNDAGLGRKHIRTQIEGTLDRLGTDYLDVYYIHRWDDETPIEETLETLTQLVEDGTVNYLGASTMAAWQLTKALWKSDVEGLERFEVTQPLFHAAYRDDVADYLDVCADQDLAVCPYSPLAGGFLTGKYERADPDDPTKVEAPDGSRGSFDERFSNFYLSARGWEVLEAIRGVADEVDATPAQVALRWLMDQEEFTCIPIVGARTTEQLEENVGATEVTLDADQFERISAARYDEDGNRWGHRD from the coding sequence ATGGACTACCGACGACTTGGTTCGACGGGGACCAGCGTTTCGGAACTGTGTTTCGGCACCTGGCGCTTCGGCCGGGAGACCGGCGGCGTCCTCGAGACCGACCGCGAGGAGGCACACGAACTGCTCGACACCTTCGAAGCACACGGCGGGAACTTCATCGACACGGCCAACGTCTACGGGAACCCCAACGGGACGAGCGAGGAGTACATCGGCGACTGGCTGGCCGAGCGCGACCGTGACGACTTCGTCCTCGCCTCGAAGGTCTACTTCCCCTTCGACGGCTGGGGCGAACCGGGGCCGAACGACGCCGGCCTCGGCCGGAAGCACATCCGAACCCAGATAGAGGGGACGCTGGACCGCCTCGGAACCGACTACCTCGACGTGTACTACATCCACCGCTGGGACGACGAGACACCGATCGAGGAGACCCTCGAGACGCTCACCCAGCTCGTCGAAGACGGGACGGTGAACTACCTCGGGGCGTCGACGATGGCCGCCTGGCAGTTGACCAAGGCGCTCTGGAAGTCCGACGTCGAAGGACTCGAACGGTTCGAGGTGACCCAGCCGCTGTTCCACGCGGCCTACCGGGACGACGTGGCCGACTACCTCGACGTCTGCGCGGACCAGGACCTCGCCGTCTGTCCCTACTCGCCGCTCGCCGGGGGCTTCCTCACCGGGAAGTACGAGCGGGCCGACCCGGACGACCCGACGAAGGTGGAAGCACCCGACGGCTCCCGGGGGAGCTTCGACGAACGGTTCTCGAACTTCTATCTCTCGGCACGCGGCTGGGAGGTCCTCGAAGCTATCCGGGGCGTCGCCGACGAGGTGGACGCGACCCCCGCCCAGGTCGCCCTCCGTTGGTTGATGGACCAGGAGGAGTTCACCTGCATCCCCATCGTCGGGGCGCGGACGACCGAGCAGCTGGAGGAGAACGTCGGTGCGACCGAGGTCACACTCGACGCAGACCAGTTCGAGCGCATCTCGGCGGCCCGGTACGACGAGGACGGCAACCGCTGGGGTCACCGCGACTGA
- a CDS encoding thiolase family protein, which translates to MREAVIVDAVRTPFGKRDGAFRDTHPQDLAAAPLRALAERNDLDTDLVEDVILGCVTPKGDQGSNIARIAPLVAGWSDEVDPDAGPGASYEGRHGAPGVQLNRMCGSGQQAINFAAGQVRAGFQDVVVAGGVEHMTREPMGTDGGSMTETYFEEYEELIPQGESAERIAETWGFTRQDLDEIAVDSQSRWGEAWNEGKYDSQIAPVETELDGEEITVEKDGHPRPGTDVETLEGIPLAFREEGEGVVHAGNSSGIVDGASATLVCSAEMAEEQGWEPMARIVQTEVCAVDPVMMLTGPIPATKNVLEKADMTVDDIDLFEVNEAFASVVAAWLEETGAPWDRTNVNGGAIAHGHPLGSTGSALITKLVHEMERTGAQTALSTMCIGFGQGIATILERVA; encoded by the coding sequence ATGCGAGAAGCAGTCATCGTGGACGCGGTCCGGACGCCGTTCGGCAAGCGCGACGGCGCGTTCCGCGACACGCACCCACAGGACCTTGCGGCCGCACCGCTGCGGGCACTCGCCGAGCGCAACGACCTCGACACCGACCTGGTCGAGGACGTCATACTGGGCTGTGTCACCCCCAAGGGCGACCAGGGCTCGAACATCGCCAGAATCGCCCCACTCGTCGCCGGCTGGAGCGACGAGGTCGACCCAGACGCCGGCCCCGGCGCGTCCTACGAAGGTCGCCACGGAGCCCCCGGCGTCCAGCTCAACCGGATGTGCGGGTCCGGCCAGCAAGCGATCAACTTCGCCGCCGGGCAGGTGAGAGCGGGCTTCCAGGACGTGGTCGTCGCGGGCGGCGTCGAGCACATGACGCGCGAGCCGATGGGCACCGACGGCGGCTCGATGACGGAGACCTACTTCGAGGAGTACGAGGAGCTGATTCCCCAGGGCGAGAGCGCCGAGCGCATCGCCGAGACGTGGGGTTTCACGAGACAGGACCTCGACGAGATCGCGGTGGATTCGCAGTCGCGCTGGGGCGAGGCGTGGAACGAGGGCAAGTACGATTCCCAGATCGCGCCCGTCGAGACCGAACTCGACGGCGAGGAGATCACCGTCGAGAAGGACGGCCATCCGCGGCCCGGGACCGACGTGGAAACGCTCGAAGGAATCCCGCTCGCCTTCCGCGAGGAGGGTGAGGGCGTCGTCCACGCCGGCAACTCCTCGGGCATCGTCGACGGGGCCTCGGCCACGCTCGTCTGCTCGGCCGAGATGGCAGAAGAACAGGGCTGGGAACCGATGGCCCGCATCGTCCAGACCGAGGTCTGCGCGGTCGACCCCGTGATGATGCTCACTGGCCCGATTCCGGCCACCAAGAACGTCCTCGAGAAGGCCGACATGACCGTCGACGACATCGACCTGTTCGAGGTGAACGAGGCCTTCGCCAGCGTCGTCGCGGCCTGGCTGGAAGAGACCGGCGCGCCGTGGGACCGGACGAACGTCAACGGCGGGGCAATCGCGCACGGGCATCCGCTCGGGTCGACCGGCTCCGCACTCATCACGAAACTCGTCCACGAGATGGAGCGCACTGGCGCACAGACCGCGCTCTCGACCATGTGCATCGGGTTCGGGCAGGGTATCGCGACGATTCTGGAGCGGGTAGCGTAA
- a CDS encoding PAS domain-containing sensor histidine kinase — protein MAATSHVRVLVVSTPGETGGMLDRRLTAAGFDTAVHPADSIPETTPDVIVLPDDGTSDPNALLSALPARVIDEVPVVVWSPQSGDSRAVSLFRAGAADCVTGADDQGLAELTERVAAVVDQQDAPARDGERVATREDSIWNHIPEMVYALDSDGRVVLATPRLLERLGYRRETLVGTHVSVVLADENVETGSEEIRDLLASDDRNTAQYRTKLRTRQGQTFPAEIEVTLRMSGSEFVGTVGVVRDLSELAATEERLAAERDRVSHLFETIPDAIVEAEIDDGTPIVRRVNPGFEETFGWDAETVIGESLNDYVLPEEHADVGRQLDERAERGLVNQRRVVRRTATGERQFLFRGVPYRETDDGTLAFGVYTDVTEQVDRERRLQVLHRILRHNLRNKMTVISGYAETLTRTLDGEERAYAQSLLNAADTVVELTQKAQVLERLSEADGSPTVDVTSAAESVLQTVERRYASVDVRFHGPETAHVYAHPQLEVALMNVVENAVEHNRADTPTVVVEVELSEEVADVTVADDGPGIPEQELAVVLGEREITQLEHASGLGLWLVRHIVAASGGSVTFAESDLGGSAVTMHLPAVQQRT, from the coding sequence ATGGCGGCTACGTCACACGTTCGAGTCCTCGTCGTCTCCACTCCGGGCGAGACGGGGGGCATGCTCGACCGTCGCCTCACAGCCGCAGGCTTCGACACGGCGGTCCATCCCGCTGATTCGATACCCGAAACAACTCCCGACGTAATCGTCCTCCCCGACGATGGCACCAGCGACCCGAACGCGCTCCTGTCCGCCCTCCCGGCGAGAGTCATCGACGAGGTTCCCGTCGTGGTCTGGTCACCGCAAAGCGGCGATAGCCGCGCTGTCTCGCTGTTCCGAGCCGGTGCGGCCGACTGTGTGACCGGGGCCGACGACCAGGGTCTCGCAGAACTCACGGAACGCGTCGCGGCCGTCGTCGACCAGCAGGACGCGCCAGCCCGTGACGGAGAGCGGGTTGCGACCCGCGAAGACAGCATCTGGAACCACATCCCCGAGATGGTGTACGCGCTCGATTCCGACGGGCGGGTCGTACTGGCGACACCCCGCCTCTTAGAGCGACTCGGCTACCGCCGGGAGACGCTCGTCGGGACCCACGTCAGCGTCGTGCTGGCCGACGAGAACGTCGAGACCGGGAGCGAGGAGATACGGGACCTCCTCGCGTCCGACGACCGAAATACGGCCCAGTATCGTACGAAACTCCGGACCAGACAGGGCCAGACGTTCCCCGCAGAGATCGAGGTCACGCTCCGCATGAGCGGGTCGGAGTTCGTCGGGACGGTCGGTGTCGTCAGAGACCTGAGTGAACTCGCGGCCACCGAGGAACGGCTGGCGGCCGAACGTGACCGTGTCTCGCACCTGTTCGAGACGATACCGGACGCCATCGTGGAGGCCGAGATCGACGACGGGACACCCATCGTCCGTCGGGTGAACCCGGGGTTCGAGGAGACGTTCGGGTGGGACGCCGAGACCGTCATCGGCGAGTCGCTGAACGACTACGTCCTTCCCGAGGAACACGCAGACGTGGGTCGGCAGCTCGACGAGCGCGCCGAACGTGGGCTGGTCAACCAGCGCCGGGTCGTCCGTCGAACGGCGACCGGTGAACGCCAGTTCCTCTTCCGTGGCGTCCCGTACCGCGAAACCGACGATGGCACCCTCGCGTTCGGCGTCTACACCGACGTGACGGAACAGGTCGACCGTGAGCGCCGGCTCCAGGTCCTCCACCGCATCCTCCGTCACAACCTCCGGAACAAGATGACGGTCATCAGCGGGTACGCTGAGACGCTCACCCGGACGCTGGACGGCGAGGAACGGGCCTACGCCCAGTCCCTCCTCAACGCAGCCGACACCGTCGTCGAACTCACCCAGAAGGCCCAGGTCCTCGAGCGACTCTCGGAGGCCGACGGAAGCCCGACGGTCGATGTGACGTCCGCGGCCGAGTCCGTGCTCCAGACGGTCGAGCGCAGATACGCCAGCGTCGACGTCCGGTTCCACGGGCCGGAGACGGCCCACGTGTACGCCCATCCGCAGCTGGAAGTCGCGCTGATGAACGTCGTCGAGAACGCGGTCGAGCACAACAGAGCCGACACACCGACGGTGGTCGTCGAGGTCGAGCTCTCGGAGGAGGTGGCCGACGTGACCGTGGCCGACGACGGCCCCGGCATTCCCGAACAGGAACTCGCGGTCGTCCTCGGTGAACGGGAGATAACGCAGCTCGAGCACGCCAGCGGTCTCGGTCTCTGGCTCGTTCGACACATCGTCGCCGCGTCGGGCGGGAGCGTGACGTTCGCCGAGTCCGACCTCGGCGGAAGTGCGGTGACCATGCATCTGCCGGCGGTGCAGCAGAGAACGTAG
- a CDS encoding universal stress protein, whose protein sequence is MYEVLLAVDSDEERARAQAEAVADMPGKDEVSVTLFHVFKDNPEGASVSQLSTVRQVREVLEEAGIEAELSESSGNAAIEIVEHAKEIDADCICVSGRKRSPAGKALFGSTAQAVILDAERPVLVAPPQD, encoded by the coding sequence ATGTACGAGGTACTGCTCGCAGTCGACTCCGACGAGGAACGTGCACGCGCACAGGCAGAGGCCGTCGCAGACATGCCCGGGAAGGACGAGGTCTCGGTGACACTGTTCCACGTGTTCAAAGACAACCCCGAGGGAGCGTCCGTGTCGCAGTTGAGTACAGTACGACAGGTTCGAGAGGTACTCGAAGAAGCCGGTATCGAGGCCGAGCTCAGCGAATCGAGCGGGAACGCAGCCATCGAGATCGTCGAACACGCCAAGGAGATCGACGCGGACTGCATCTGCGTGAGCGGGCGGAAGCGCTCGCCGGCCGGGAAGGCACTGTTCGGGTCGACCGCACAGGCCGTGATCCTCGACGCCGAGCGACCGGTCCTCGTGGCACCGCCACAGGACTGA
- a CDS encoding sulfatase-like hydrolase/transferase gives MTGRQSLNATRITDAERPLDGPRTDGGTTPSNVLLVLADELGYGQLGCYGGGAVQGAPTPNMDSIARTGLQLTNFNVETNAVATRSALLTGRHALRSGTASPGFPGELVGLTQWEQTLGNVLKGAGYATGYFGTWQLGDEQGRFPTDQGFDEWFGITDGPEVASYTTNPAFDADTMPTPMILEGDAGETPKEVKPFDRAARATIDETIAERVVEFVDWHAEAGTPFFATVAFASLAQPVVPHPAFADASGNGPVADRLLELDHRVGQLLRALEEAGVDQQTLVVVTSASAPTDVDVAETAVAPFRGTAGTALEGALRAPFVAKWPGIIPPMTTSNAVVHAVDVPATIAAIAGTGLPADRETDGLDQRALFTAKSTESAREGIPIVVNEELTAVKLGRYKCHFSHIDPETKTAQQLASPIIVNVEADPREEHDISTEVRFLLDQLFDVADEFEMSLAQEPPIQPGTPDPYDPNAPGQGPMGPGGPMPPMGQGGPIDDWPMGEGGPMGGGGPTGGGKPIDDDRPRRPDDETASR, from the coding sequence ATGACAGGACGACAGTCTCTCAACGCGACACGTATCACCGACGCAGAACGACCACTCGACGGCCCGCGCACCGACGGCGGGACGACGCCGTCGAACGTCCTCCTCGTGCTGGCGGACGAACTCGGCTACGGCCAGCTCGGCTGCTACGGGGGCGGTGCGGTGCAGGGCGCACCGACGCCGAACATGGACAGCATCGCACGCACGGGCCTGCAGCTCACCAATTTCAACGTCGAAACGAACGCGGTCGCGACGCGGTCGGCCCTGCTGACGGGCCGGCACGCGCTCCGCTCGGGCACCGCGTCGCCGGGATTCCCAGGTGAACTCGTGGGGCTGACCCAGTGGGAGCAGACCCTCGGGAACGTCCTGAAGGGGGCCGGCTACGCGACCGGCTACTTCGGGACGTGGCAACTCGGCGACGAGCAGGGTCGCTTCCCGACGGACCAGGGCTTCGACGAGTGGTTCGGCATCACGGACGGCCCCGAGGTCGCGAGCTACACGACGAACCCGGCGTTCGACGCGGACACGATGCCGACCCCGATGATACTCGAGGGGGACGCGGGCGAGACACCGAAGGAGGTGAAACCGTTCGACCGGGCGGCCCGTGCGACCATCGACGAGACCATCGCGGAACGCGTCGTCGAGTTCGTCGACTGGCATGCCGAAGCTGGGACGCCCTTCTTCGCGACGGTCGCGTTCGCCAGCCTGGCCCAGCCGGTCGTCCCGCACCCGGCCTTCGCGGACGCGTCCGGGAACGGTCCGGTGGCCGACCGCCTGCTGGAACTCGACCACCGCGTCGGGCAACTCCTGCGTGCCCTGGAGGAAGCTGGCGTCGATCAGCAGACCCTCGTCGTCGTGACGAGCGCGAGCGCCCCGACCGATGTCGATGTCGCCGAGACGGCCGTCGCCCCGTTCCGCGGAACGGCAGGCACGGCCCTCGAAGGTGCACTCAGGGCACCGTTCGTGGCCAAGTGGCCCGGCATCATCCCGCCGATGACGACCTCCAACGCGGTCGTACACGCGGTCGACGTCCCGGCGACCATCGCGGCCATCGCCGGCACTGGCCTTCCGGCCGACCGGGAGACCGACGGTCTGGACCAGCGTGCCCTCTTCACCGCGAAATCGACCGAATCGGCGAGGGAGGGGATACCCATCGTCGTCAACGAGGAGCTCACGGCCGTCAAGCTGGGACGGTACAAGTGCCACTTCTCGCATATCGACCCGGAGACGAAGACGGCCCAGCAACTCGCCAGCCCCATCATCGTCAACGTCGAGGCGGACCCGCGAGAGGAGCACGACATCTCGACCGAGGTCCGGTTCCTGCTGGACCAGTTGTTCGACGTGGCCGACGAGTTCGAGATGAGTCTCGCCCAGGAGCCACCCATCCAGCCCGGGACGCCCGACCCCTACGACCCGAACGCTCCTGGCCAGGGCCCGATGGGGCCCGGCGGTCCGATGCCACCGATGGGACAGGGCGGCCCCATCGACGACTGGCCGATGGGTGAAGGCGGCCCGATGGGCGGCGGTGGGCCGACGGGCGGCGGCAAGCCGATAGACGACGATAGACCGCGCCGGCCCGACGACGAGACGGCTAGCCGGTAA
- a CDS encoding ArsR family transcriptional regulator, which yields MRPEAQQPNDSGGRGLGDEFDTWTALQKATDKTRANLIADIVGHPEGAPSVKELDYMNPSLEADAIRRHLKTLQSVGVVDEVVVEPGERIRGYPYKFYRLTDEARALFDRNDLFPEDAWRRQYARVKKTGEITELEEMPRPTTE from the coding sequence ATGCGCCCGGAAGCACAGCAGCCGAACGACAGCGGAGGACGAGGGCTCGGTGACGAGTTCGACACGTGGACGGCGCTCCAGAAGGCGACCGACAAGACGCGAGCGAACCTCATCGCCGACATCGTCGGGCACCCCGAAGGCGCACCGAGCGTGAAGGAACTCGACTACATGAACCCGAGTCTCGAAGCCGACGCGATCCGCCGGCACCTGAAGACGCTCCAGTCGGTCGGCGTGGTCGATGAAGTCGTCGTCGAACCGGGCGAGCGTATCCGGGGCTACCCGTACAAGTTCTACCGGCTCACCGACGAGGCTCGCGCCCTGTTCGACCGGAACGACCTGTTCCCGGAGGACGCGTGGCGTCGCCAGTACGCCCGGGTGAAAAAGACCGGAGAGATAACCGAACTCGAAGAGATGCCGCGGCCGACCACGGAGTAG
- a CDS encoding aminopeptidase: MADDPTDPPQREYLENVDPDELVDGDELRLTPQQHERLKNGLHGQQFKTLKRSDRRYLVVGRGGEDGPGERRLQVCAILGDRSGATAFRLEDFGFTGEDIDLWVPAFDILSEMATHIVGVLEDFDGGHVWELGFLYHYQTTIRDILWLLKRVYGSKEAMREQYDNGMAASHLAALEEAAGERVLTWETPEDLPDVVGEIP; the protein is encoded by the coding sequence ATGGCCGACGACCCCACAGACCCACCCCAGCGGGAGTACCTCGAGAATGTCGACCCCGACGAACTCGTCGACGGCGACGAACTTCGACTCACGCCACAGCAGCACGAACGGTTGAAGAACGGGCTCCACGGGCAACAGTTCAAGACGCTCAAACGGTCGGACCGGCGGTACCTGGTGGTCGGTCGTGGCGGCGAGGACGGCCCGGGAGAGCGGCGACTACAGGTCTGTGCCATCCTCGGCGACCGGTCGGGGGCGACGGCGTTCCGCCTCGAAGATTTCGGCTTCACCGGCGAGGACATCGACCTCTGGGTGCCCGCGTTCGACATCCTCTCGGAGATGGCCACCCACATCGTCGGCGTCCTCGAGGACTTCGACGGCGGCCACGTCTGGGAACTCGGCTTCCTCTACCACTACCAGACGACGATTCGTGACATCCTCTGGCTCCTGAAGCGCGTCTACGGGTCGAAAGAAGCGATGCGAGAACAGTACGACAACGGGATGGCCGCCTCACACTTGGCCGCACTCGAGGAGGCCGCGGGCGAGCGTGTCCTCACCTGGGAGACACCCGAGGACCTCCCGGATGTGGTCGGTGAGATTCCCTGA